The Cloeon dipterum chromosome 3, ieCloDipt1.1, whole genome shotgun sequence genome includes a region encoding these proteins:
- the LOC135939864 gene encoding uncharacterized protein LOC135939864 isoform X1: protein MNVERPNAGFPRPDGEDVRGTAVNNAWRRNELEGNVQWLLSCASLVIFLQFMYYLWLSFAGIDILINLASLSDRRVGQHTFSFTPEAQRLYLLGLICEPVATMILYYVYNEFEKQAFKEFEEMFPPDEDGMGDSKRYVPNCSNNVLSYLGRQPVLKRALLLGQLPFVLFILSDVNLLINYLGYLYFIQPTEHKMVLVVVLVLCSTFVCNWGIQRSMFALLFIDCFGNIFSFYPRRLSSWFWIRVPCGLYVLVSWGRRLARRRWTVFEPTRFSAVRLLVGHLTQDVDLILLSQMSFLMRWMTLTGQSERRLNNDGAQMQLVVQPPQFPMEEDEIFMNNVIFGID from the exons ATGAACGTAGAGAGGCCAAACGCTGGTTTTCCGCGGCCAGACGGGGAGGACGTGCGCGGAACCGCGGTGAACAATGCTTGGCGGCGGAACGAGTTGGAGGGAAACGTGCAGTGGCTGTTGTCTTGCGCTTCGCTGGTTATTTTCCTGCAGTTCATGTACTACTTGTGGCTCTCGTTCGCCGGCATCGACATCCTCATTAATTTAGCCAGCCTTTCCGATCGGCGCGTCGGCCAACACACTTTCAGCTTCACTCCTGAAGCCCAGAGGCTTTATCTGCTTGGGCTGATCTGCGAGCCGGTCGCCACCATGATCCTCTACTACGTCTACAACGAGTTTGAAAAGCAAGCGTTCAAAGAGTTTGAG GAGATGTTCCCTCCAGACGAGGACGGAATGGGCGACTCAAAGCGCTACGTG CCAAACTGTTCCAACAACGTGCTCTCTTATCTTGGGCGCCAGCCCGTGCTGAAACGTGCGCTTCTCCTCGGCCAACTCCCGTTCGTGCTTTTCATCCTGAGTGACGTGAACCTGCTGATCAACTACCTTGGCTATCTATACTTCATTCAGCCAACCGAGCACAAAATGGTGCTCGTCGTCGTGCTGGTTCTCTGCAGCACCTTCGTCTGCAACTGGGGGATCCAGAGAAGCATGTTTGCTCTGCTCTTTATCGACTGTTTCGGAAAT aTCTTCAGCTTTTACCCGCGGAGGCTTTCCTCGTGGTTCTGGATCCGCGTTCCTTGCGGCCTATACGTGCTCGTCTCGTGGGGTCGGCGCCTGGCCCGGCGAAGGTGGACTGTGTTTGAGCCGACGCGCTTTTCTGCCGTCCGCCTGCTCGTCGGTCACCTCACGCAGGACGTCGATCTCATTCTGCTCAGCCAGATGAGCTTCCTCATGCGCTGGATGACGCTCACGG GTCAGTCGGAGCGCAGACTCAACAACGACGGCGCCCAAATGCAGCTCGTCGTGCAACCCCCTCAGTTCCCGATGGAGgaggatgaaattttcatgaacAACGTGATTTTCGGCATTGATTGA
- the LOC135939864 gene encoding uncharacterized protein LOC135939864 isoform X2, with translation MNVERPNAGFPRPDGEDVRGTAVNNAWRRNELEGNVQWLLSCASLVIFLQFMYYLWLSFAGIDILINLASLSDRRVGQHTFSFTPEAQRLYLLGLICEPVATMILYYVYNEFEKQAFKEFEEMFPPDEDGMGDSKRYVPNCSNNVLSYLGRQPVLKRALLLGQLPFVLFILSDVNLLINYLGYLYFIQPTEHKMVLVVVLVLCSTFVCNWGIQRSMFALLFIDCFGNIFSFYPRRLSSWFWIRVPCGLYVLVSWGRRLARRRWTVFEPTRFSAVRLLVGHLTQDVDLILLSQMSFLMRWMTLTVGAQTQQRRRPNAARRATPSVPDGGG, from the exons ATGAACGTAGAGAGGCCAAACGCTGGTTTTCCGCGGCCAGACGGGGAGGACGTGCGCGGAACCGCGGTGAACAATGCTTGGCGGCGGAACGAGTTGGAGGGAAACGTGCAGTGGCTGTTGTCTTGCGCTTCGCTGGTTATTTTCCTGCAGTTCATGTACTACTTGTGGCTCTCGTTCGCCGGCATCGACATCCTCATTAATTTAGCCAGCCTTTCCGATCGGCGCGTCGGCCAACACACTTTCAGCTTCACTCCTGAAGCCCAGAGGCTTTATCTGCTTGGGCTGATCTGCGAGCCGGTCGCCACCATGATCCTCTACTACGTCTACAACGAGTTTGAAAAGCAAGCGTTCAAAGAGTTTGAG GAGATGTTCCCTCCAGACGAGGACGGAATGGGCGACTCAAAGCGCTACGTG CCAAACTGTTCCAACAACGTGCTCTCTTATCTTGGGCGCCAGCCCGTGCTGAAACGTGCGCTTCTCCTCGGCCAACTCCCGTTCGTGCTTTTCATCCTGAGTGACGTGAACCTGCTGATCAACTACCTTGGCTATCTATACTTCATTCAGCCAACCGAGCACAAAATGGTGCTCGTCGTCGTGCTGGTTCTCTGCAGCACCTTCGTCTGCAACTGGGGGATCCAGAGAAGCATGTTTGCTCTGCTCTTTATCGACTGTTTCGGAAAT aTCTTCAGCTTTTACCCGCGGAGGCTTTCCTCGTGGTTCTGGATCCGCGTTCCTTGCGGCCTATACGTGCTCGTCTCGTGGGGTCGGCGCCTGGCCCGGCGAAGGTGGACTGTGTTTGAGCCGACGCGCTTTTCTGCCGTCCGCCTGCTCGTCGGTCACCTCACGCAGGACGTCGATCTCATTCTGCTCAGCCAGATGAGCTTCCTCATGCGCTGGATGACGCTCACGG TCGGAGCGCAGACTCAACAACGACGGCGCCCAAATGCAGCTCGTCGTGCAACCCCCTCAGTTCCCGATGGAGgaggatga
- the LOC135941396 gene encoding uncharacterized protein LOC135941396, giving the protein MATKTPTTTVLLLFAALLQVHSARAAVADQVADSTDIANQIVQQLQSLGHHKYPPAMTSARSANHVAASNVHYEASPYYEPYGNPHDSPTYIKFHEPEPTMDPNITPSGINVNAALGYISYLVLLVLLQSAVEGVAARSGRRRRSVGGASSEDLLGRGLELMNEVGLLHQDSLAALPERLLAMLGEQVNHQQAKSKVRSNKNLRKNKKFGKQSE; this is encoded by the exons ATGGCCACCAAGACGCCGACTACCACCGTGCTCCTCCTGTTCGCCGCCCTCCTACAGGTGCATTCGGCACGCGCCGCGGTTGCCGACCAAGTGGCCGACAGCACCGACATCGCAAATCAGATCG tTCAGCAATTGCAATCACTAGGCCACCACAAATATCCCCCAGCCATGACTTCAGCTCGGTCTGCCAACCACGTCGCAGCCAGCAATGTTCATTACGAAG CCTCGCCGTATTACGAGCCGTATGGAAACCCGCACGACTCGCCCACCTACATCAAATTCCACGA GCCGGAGCCCACCATGGACCCCAACATCACGCCCAGCGGCATTAACGTCAACGCTGCCCTCGGATATATTTCCTACCTCGTCCTGCTCGTCCTTTTGCAG AGTGCAGTGGAAGGCGTCGCTGCGAGGTCGGGTCGTCGACGCCGATCTGTGGGCGGCGCCAGCAGCGAGGACCTCTTGGGCCGTGGTTTGGAGCTTATGAACGAGGTGGGACTGCTGCACCAGGACAGTCTAGCCGCGTTGCCCGAGCGTCTCTTGGCCATGCTTGGCGAACAAGTCAACCATCAGCAAGCAAAGAGCAAAGTCAGGTCGAACaagaatttgagaaaaaacaaaaaatttggcaaacaGAGCGaatga
- the LOC135941397 gene encoding uncharacterized protein LOC135941397 → MRLLSVVVLLHVLAALDAASNSSSASAELPKEHRTAAASSKEIVTKIVKKIKGMADQHKLPSWLNEQIYQYEDPIASGHPHAYHVIKDEEPTSDSIFSPTGVNIKGMLGFVEYLILLILLKGSIDHVAERYKLSNKIKDQEFLARKTRDLNELSTKILQRLH, encoded by the exons ATGCGGCTGCTGAGTGTCGTCGTCCTGCTGCACGTCCTCGCCGCCCTCGACGCCGCCTCCAACAGCAGCTCTGCGTCCGCCGAGCTGCCCAAGGAGCACCgcacggcggcggccagcAGCAAGGAAATCGTCACTAAAATAG TCAAGAAGATCAAAGGCATGGCTGATCAGCACAAACTGCCGTCGTGGCTGAACGAGCAAATCTACCAGTACGAAGACCCGATCGCGTCTGGCCACCCGCACGCCTACCACGTGATCAA ggaCGAGGAGCCAACGAGCGACTCGATTTTCAGTCCAACCGGTGTGAACATCAAAGGAATGCTAGGATTCGTTGAATACCTAATTCTGCTCATTCTTTTAAAG GGCTCCATTGATCACGTAGCCGAGAGGTACAAGCTGTCCAACAAGATCAAAGACCAGGAGTTTCTGGCCAGGAAGACGCGAGACTTGAACGAACTCAGCACAAAAATCCTCCAGAGATTGCactaa
- the gus gene encoding protein gustavus isoform X1, translated as MPVGCSCAAASVVVLPVPGLLLPAPAFGAPFAAFNCWRTPPHVALWSGRQFVLPLVNMSIIGAGQRRRYIDEVPRSRELVSNQGLCCGAPGCRRPTEPAVGAQAAAREVSAAHETGSSGSGHRRARYSGQLDARQLRRHNYKSSVLPAKSSAHLEHRSRTRASRPGMNMGQKISGGAKNVSRESPQPYKPVIPRELAQDFARPARLDMLLDMPPVSRECQLKHAWNSEDRSLNIFVKEDDKLTFHRHPVAQSTDCIRGKVGFTKGLHVWEIHWSTRQRGTHAVVGVATQDAPLHSVGYQSLVGSNEQSWGWDLGRNKLYHDSKNSASGVTYPALLKPDETFIVPDKLLVVLDMDEGTLAFVVDGQYLGVAFRGLKGRKLHPIVSAVWGHCEITIKYIGGLDPEPLPLMDLCRRVIRQGVGKEQLEERIHELCLPPALETYLLYKDRR; from the exons ATGCCAGTTGGCTGTAGTTGTGCTGCTGCCAGTGTAGTGGTGTTACCTGTGCCAGGTCTCTTGCTGCCTGCCCCTGCTTTCGGTGCTCCGTTCGCCGCTTTCAACTGCTGGAGGACGCCGCCGCATGTTGCATTGTGGAGTGGCCGACAGTTTGTGCTCCCCCTGGTCAATATGAGTATCATCGGCGCTGG GCAAAGAAGGAGGTACATAGACGAAGTGCCACGCAGTAGAGAGCTAGTCAGCAACCAGGGGCTTTGTTGCGGGGCTCCGGGCTGCCGCAGACCCACTGAGCCGGCCGTTGGAGCGCAGGCGGCGGCCAGAGAAGTCTCCGCGGCCCACGAGaccggcagcagcggcagcggccaCCGGCGCGCGCGCTACAGCGGCCAGTTGGACGCGCGTCAGCTGCGTAGGCACAACTACAAGTCTTCGGTGCTGCCGGCCAAAAGTTCCGCGCACCTCGAACACAGATCTCGAACCCGCGCCTCCCGGCCGGGAATGAACATGGGCCAGAAAATATCAG GCGGAGCTAAGAACGTGAGTCGCGAGAGCCCGCAGCCCTACAAGCCTGTGATTCCACGCGAACTGGCTCAAGACTTTGCGCGGCCAGCGCGGCTGGACATGCTGCTGGACATGCCTCCAGTGAGCCGCGAGTGCCAACTGAAACACGCATGGAACTCTGAGGACAGATCCCTCAACATATTCGTCAAG GAGGATGACAAATTGACTTTCCATCGCCACCCTGTGGCGCAAAGCACAGACTGCATTAGGGGTAAAGTCGGCTTCACCAAAGGGCTTCACGTCTGGGAAATCCACTGGTCCACGAGGCAGCGGGGGACGCATGCTGTCGTTGGCGTGGCGACCCAGGATGCACCTTTGCATTCTGTCGGCTATCAG AGCCTGGTGGGCAGCAACGAACAGTCATGGGGTTGGGACCTGGGGCGCAACAAGCTGTACCACGACAGCAAAAACAGCGCCAGCGGGGTTACCTACCCGGCGCTGCTCAAGCCCGACGAGACTTTCATCGTGCCCGACAAGCTGCTGGTGGTGCTCGACATGGACGAGGGCACCCTGGCGTTCGTCGTTGACGGCCAGTACCTGGGGGTCGCCTTCCGAGGCCTCAAAGGCAGGAAACTGCACCCGATCGTCAGCGCTGTCTGGGGACACTGCGAGATCACTATTAAGTACATCGGCGGCCTTGACc CTGAGCCTTTGCCTCTGATGGACCTTTGTCGGCGAGTGATACGGCAAGGTGTAGGAAAGGAGCAGCTGGAGGAGCGGATCCACGAGCTGTGCTTGCCGCCGGCGTTGGAGACATACCTCTTGTACAAAGACCGCAGATAG
- the gus gene encoding protein gustavus isoform X2: MNMGQKISGGAKNVSRESPQPYKPVIPRELAQDFARPARLDMLLDMPPVSRECQLKHAWNSEDRSLNIFVKEDDKLTFHRHPVAQSTDCIRGKVGFTKGLHVWEIHWSTRQRGTHAVVGVATQDAPLHSVGYQSLVGSNEQSWGWDLGRNKLYHDSKNSASGVTYPALLKPDETFIVPDKLLVVLDMDEGTLAFVVDGQYLGVAFRGLKGRKLHPIVSAVWGHCEITIKYIGGLDPEPLPLMDLCRRVIRQGVGKEQLEERIHELCLPPALETYLLYKDRR; encoded by the exons ATGAACATGGGCCAGAAAATATCAG GCGGAGCTAAGAACGTGAGTCGCGAGAGCCCGCAGCCCTACAAGCCTGTGATTCCACGCGAACTGGCTCAAGACTTTGCGCGGCCAGCGCGGCTGGACATGCTGCTGGACATGCCTCCAGTGAGCCGCGAGTGCCAACTGAAACACGCATGGAACTCTGAGGACAGATCCCTCAACATATTCGTCAAG GAGGATGACAAATTGACTTTCCATCGCCACCCTGTGGCGCAAAGCACAGACTGCATTAGGGGTAAAGTCGGCTTCACCAAAGGGCTTCACGTCTGGGAAATCCACTGGTCCACGAGGCAGCGGGGGACGCATGCTGTCGTTGGCGTGGCGACCCAGGATGCACCTTTGCATTCTGTCGGCTATCAG AGCCTGGTGGGCAGCAACGAACAGTCATGGGGTTGGGACCTGGGGCGCAACAAGCTGTACCACGACAGCAAAAACAGCGCCAGCGGGGTTACCTACCCGGCGCTGCTCAAGCCCGACGAGACTTTCATCGTGCCCGACAAGCTGCTGGTGGTGCTCGACATGGACGAGGGCACCCTGGCGTTCGTCGTTGACGGCCAGTACCTGGGGGTCGCCTTCCGAGGCCTCAAAGGCAGGAAACTGCACCCGATCGTCAGCGCTGTCTGGGGACACTGCGAGATCACTATTAAGTACATCGGCGGCCTTGACc CTGAGCCTTTGCCTCTGATGGACCTTTGTCGGCGAGTGATACGGCAAGGTGTAGGAAAGGAGCAGCTGGAGGAGCGGATCCACGAGCTGTGCTTGCCGCCGGCGTTGGAGACATACCTCTTGTACAAAGACCGCAGATAG